A single window of Colletes latitarsis isolate SP2378_abdomen chromosome 11, iyColLati1, whole genome shotgun sequence DNA harbors:
- the LOC143347846 gene encoding COMM domain-containing protein 3, protein MELSKNIIESLSNTLSKSHIAEDDFLQILEKTVSYICENSTEIKCIAKTADSKPVLAKKIFADILCLFVEAARHDFDEERLSNFLCQTCIDEHRKKKLCEAYVSNKKTIQSQLEFTGNNPPHVIDVDWHLDYRIKLDTCNLLGVPFYHVRLITKKHETISHVTFSCTIQQLQELISKLKDAVRYSEKLTNVILKYTISSE, encoded by the exons ATGGAATTGTCAAAAAATATCATCGAAAGCCTTTCCAATACTCTAAGCAAAAGTCATATTGCTGAAGATGATTTTCTACAAATCTTAGAAAAAACTGTTTCTTACATATGTGAAAATTCTACAGAAATAAAAT GTATTGCCAAAACAGCAGATTCAAAACCCGTGCTAGCAAAGAAGATATTTGCTGACATATTATGCTTGTTCGTAGAAGCAGCCCGACACGATTTCGATGAGGAAAGATTAAGTAATTTCTTATGTCAAACATGTATCGATGAACACAGGAAAAAGAAATTATGCGAAGCATATGTTAGTAATAAGAAAACAATACAATCTCAGTTGGAATTCACTGGTAATAATCCACCACATGTCATTGATGTAGATTGGCATCTAGATTATCGTATAAAG ttggaCACATGCAATTTACTGGGTGTTCCTTTTTATCATGTGCGACTTATCACTAAAAAACATGAAACGATAAGTCATGTAACATTCTCGTGTACGATACAACAGCTGCAAGAATTAATATCTAAGCTTAAAGATGCCGTCAGATACTCAGAGAAACTAACTAATGTTATACTTAAGTATACCATTTCTtcagaataa
- the LOC143347819 gene encoding uncharacterized protein LOC143347819 — translation MAEVRLYDSTICRLCAEDNGNGELLYMGDNDDPDLSSMVNRYLPLKIQDDGKLPRTICPGCNIQLEATIQFFELLVDGQRKIREMWKHQLEQTRKAERERLRAGKDNTEIVTEMSELDNISQYNEEDQFEQQIIIKIMPDGSMYAAEHEMSLQMEGLNKPKRKRGRPPKTHVENISMELTKGDVIEGGSQEEEDKQEEEVDDIDGDGRRRRKRKVPKRYMEAVQGKELERIYKEEGVIDEEDDEQPDNFEDSEEQLNVSVPDSQEEIIGHLESEEGKDLGELVIVNRGRGRGRPKLRRRRNKFTCQLCGRGFLQRSRYIVHKSFHKGIKYECLECKKLFTSKENLGLHQKATHHTGDDINESFEHDVQDPSPESKQSLSEEDRNITDVLKSPLSEKRSVNKFSNISSSSQKTLLCEQCDKLFETKEAYDLHLKTDHEREKLFICTICNKSFTQQIALKAHMPIHDRNKLEKEYPCDICGKVLNHPSSVVYHKEAEHNDGRRFVCNKCGKSFKHKQLLQRHQLVHSDDRPYICKSCNASFKTKANLINHQSTHTGEKKYFCEICGQQFAHKTSLTLHYRWHTGHKPYTCEVCHKSFSQNGNLQEHMRIHTGEKPYCCDYCGRKFTTSSQFKLHVKRHTGERPWKCEFCAKCFLHKDTWKCHVRRHKGERPFQCAHCNRGFTEQWALKKHLRLHTGEKPYSCDVCGKAFADCSNLTKHKKVHRETKISAIDEVEGSPIGEVWQILPSSETPDEHLLTDQMAQVITTDETSGDGIQQIIYVSYQDPDDPNQSRTLHFVDAGMMRKKDEKSNTNQSLSHLNVENDGILSNASHTNENNNSNERINVELSETDLQLQITDEEGNPIPLSIQDARQLLSQTQFVNQLNDDQEIRVHSGVIADELAAPLSVHINHESDMKSVDIINTEDGKVKNISHVQTDAEAIVKALEDENTDANAVATINQMEESEQPGIAESEQAIEFTTQDGQKVRLVTSYHVDPMQLASEYLTIV, via the exons ATGGCAGAAGTACGGCTTTATGATTCAACGATTTGTAGATTATGTGCAGAGGATAATGGAAATGGAGAATTGCTTTATATGGGAGATAATGATGATCCGGATTTGAGTTCTATGGTCAATCGGTACTTGCCGCTCAAG ATTCAAGATGATGGTAAGCTACCACGTACTATCTGCCCCGGTTGTAATATTCAACTGGAAGCAACAATCCAGTTCTTCGAATTACTGGTGGATGGTCAAAGGAAAATTCGTGAGATGTGGAAACACCAGTTAGAACAGACACGGAAGGCTGAACGAGAGAGGCTTCGTGCTGGAAAGGATAATACAGAAATTGTGACAGAAATGTCCGAATTAGATAACATTTCACAGTATAATGAGGAAGATCAATTTGAAcaacaaattataataaaaa taaTGCCAGATGGTTCTATGTATGCTGCGGAACATGAAATGAGTTTACAAATGGAAGGTTTAAATAAACCAAAACGAAAAAGAGGACGGCCACCAAAAACGCATGTAGAAAACATATCCATG gaaTTAACAAAAGGAGATGTAATAGAAGGAGGAAGTCAGGAAGAAGAAGATAAACAAGAAGAAGAAGTAGACGACATAGATGGAGATGGAAGACGTCGCAGGAAGCGTAAAGTTCCTAAAAG ATATATGGAAGCAGTCCAGGGCAAGGAATTGGAAAGAATATATAAGGAAGAAGGAGTAATTGATGAAGAAGACGACGAGCAACCTGATAATTTTGAAGATTCTGAGGAACAGTTGAATGTATCTGTGCCCGATAGTCAAGAAG aAATAATTGGTCATTTAGAATCCGAGGAAGGAAAAGATCTAGGAGAGTTAGTGATAGTAAATCGAGGTAGAGGACGAGGCAGGCCAAAACTACGTCGTAGGAGAAATAAATTCACGTGTCAATTATGTGGTCGAGGTTTCCTACAACGTAGTAGATACATTGTACACaa GAGTTTTCATAAAGGAATAAAATACGAGTGTTTAGAAtgcaaaaaattatttacaagtAAGGAAAATTTGGGGTTACATCAGAAAGCAACTCACCATACTGGAGACGATATAAATGAAAGTTTTGAACATGATGTCCAAGATCCAAGTCCGGAGTCGAAACAATCTTTATCCGAAGAGGATCGTAATATTACCGATGTTCTCAAATCTCCTTTATCAGAGAAACGAtctgtaaataaattttcaaatatttctagCAGTTCCCAGAAGACTCTTTTATGCGAACAATGTGATAAATTGTTTGAAACAAAAGAAGCTTACGATTTGCATCTGAAAACGGATCACGagcgtgaaaaattatttatttgtacaatTTGTAATAAAAGTTTTACCCAACAAATAGCTTTGAAGGCTCATATGCCCATACACGAC agaAATAAACTGGAAAAAGAATATCCTTGCGATATTTGTGGAAAAGTTCTAAATCATCCTAGTTCTGTAGTATACCACAAAGAGGCAGAACATAACGATGGTCGTCGATTTGTTTGCAATAAGTGCGGGAAAAGTTTCAAACACAAGCAATTGTTGCAACGCCATCAACTTGTACACTCGGACGACCGACCTTATATTTGTAAATCCTGTAATGCTAGTTTCAAAACAAAAGCGAATTTAATTAATCATCAGTCTACGCATACCGGCGAAAAAAAGTATTTTTGTGAAATTTGTGGACAACAATTTGCACATAAAACTAGTCTTACGCTGCATTACAG GTGGCATACGGGTCACAAGCCATATACGTGCGAGGTATGTCATAAAAGTTTTTCGCAAAACGGAAATCTGCAAGAACATATGCGAATACATACAGGAGAAAAACCTTACTGTTGCGATTACTGTGGTAGAAAATTCACGACTTCATCGCAATTTAAACTTCACGTAAAACGTCACACTGGCGAGCGTCCTTGGAAATGTGAATTCTGTGCGAAATGCTTTCTACACAAAGATACGTGGAAATGTCACGTGCGTAGACACAAAGGAGAGCGTCCTTTTCAGTGTGCTCATTGCAATCGCGGTTTTACAGAGCAGTGGGCTTTGAAAAAACATCTTCGTCTTCACACTG GAGAAAAACCATACTCTTGCGACGTTTGTGGAAAAGCATTCGCAGATTGTTCAAATTTAACAAAACATAAAAAA GTACACAGGGAGACCAAAATTTCTGCAATAGACGAGGTAGAAGGATCTCCAATTGGAGAAGTTTGGCAAATTTTACCAAGTTCTGAGACACCTGACGAACATTTATTGACTGACCAAATGGCCCAAGTTATTACGACAGACGAAACATCTGGAGATGGTATTCAACAAATTATTTATGTTTCTTACCAAGATCCAGATGATCCCAATCAGTCTCGGACTTTAcattttg TTGATGCCGGAATGATGAGGAAAAAGGATGAAAAATCTAATACGAATCAATCGTTATCACATTTAAATGTTGAGAATGATGGAATACTTTCCAATGCTTCTCATACCAacgaaaataataattcaaacgAACGAATAAATGTCGAACTTTCGGAAACCGATCTTCAGCTACAG ATAACAGATGAAGAAGGTAATCCAATTCCCCTTTCGATTCAAGATGCACGACAATTATTATCTCAAACACAATTTGTTAATCAACTTAACGACGATCAAGAAATTAGAGTTCATTCTGGAGTGATAGCAGATGAACTAGCAGCACCATTAAGCGTGCATATTAATCATGAGTCCGATATGAAAAGTGTTGATATTATCAATACAGAAGATGGGAAAGTGAAAAATATTTCGCATGTTCAAACAGATGCAGAAGCAATCGTAAAAGCGTTAgag GATGAAAATACAGATGCAAACGCGGTTGCAACAATCAATCAGATGGAAGAATCAGAACAACCAGGAATCGCCGAAAGCGAACAAGCAATTGAGTTCACAACGCAAGATGGCCAAAAAGTTCGTTTAGTTACTTCTTATCATGTTGATCCAATGCAACTTGCCTCTGAGTACCTGACTATTgtataa
- the LOC143347816 gene encoding uncharacterized protein LOC143347816 has product MSGQSGGHRLRLSKLNDQLTCKLCGGYFIDATTIIECLHSFCRSCIVKYLKNNKYCPICEVQVHKSKPLLNIRPDHTLQDIVYKLVPGCYQNEMRCRREFYFKHPETCTQTTSPEARGEPIESHIYSPDESLSLSLEYFRPSRDVKEIAVKPFLKRYLRCPAAVTIFHLQKLIRAKYGLTDAHRVDVMYKEEPLCSNYTLMDVMYIYHWRRKVPLHLSYRIFESSPKRIKLSEDNVNYKTSLFYAGIDPIESKEEEPIKREWKEVQLKISETGIMSITDISDQEFKKNARVNEPVTSVETINALIIKENASENNAPEITKKNDHLNRQIVDDCNISPKLSELDDKKNSNQTDGKQILTKEAENIVMSKSEEEPKDQLDNNNVADKVALYTNVQFRETTQSTAGGETIGNVTDDKDKKESSKNNNSIIVAEKNGESVKQCPKNEIKLVNMGSKINALSVKLQFQPKIGQINSSSTSSKKTIKDKKIAPQLSKKTDTKTIQASKSVDPKNSFDTSKTQAISNSCGNKSLIPCSTKVMSQKSTTESEEIAEPVASMHLTTAISCKSRETKFSVKNVQSIDQHRSSVQEQNTSEKEPYSSDQTSAESSQVIGEQTNTILQKSPYTQIDTLTNKNLPSLDFTVSVGNGINSTSTSAISQTTPIFPYTVQDLVNSTMLKNSLKNLATSATQKLSTTTAPENTVTISTVPDNPTAFIMPPMSISSSLKNSYLNSGINTSRESPLRTNLEVTAAYSVPPCPDAIPISLMKPTIRKNELITKGSNLNDICAKIGASGSKINDICAKIGENSKEKNKIEVRSKCDIPDLLKIGRKCTSLSIAVDSANKQQHHTNISNVPVYAPGSNAITTESKSVYSNVKDSLRATSLVSTSPTATSHSIQKVPSSISKKQSQAVGYKTLRDPPRCWNPTLSKNNYVAVKNQNKETQSQLHQTALSERKSIQSKPAKIFKMRNMPRYLGNPASGVKPLYGIGNESKEKEQSTMAPTTISNTSTSSKNGNLSMMKIDPKTLSPIVSTINSPIVSPPPYSPSARNYTNSSFSRDICRNTGSPISPKNSPVNMLSTSPFIPSPTPNMNPRLIYPHFPPPYPDAPRFPNPLIRSPIGIPSPSAFHSSLPPSINKLYQRSSYIPQTTGFNPVSQPPTVQRIPPSTYSTPKSPKTTSLTAISPTSYGITKSETQIVGTTSLEASNLLLLENASQEGLSVFNLSKTGNFCNSETVKTPTEITRNSKSIAFPSMSNVGQVKNAIMAASKTKTETSQPGTGYDQSKEQLDKASTRCEEVNSYSSKGQNLEKKQSDESCDSVNKRKEKSQTNGSFANKNNEETPAEKLTEQHKEQNQIKMMHQVPEKINKQQEESKHKECEKPDEYGKRSEAQISKTEA; this is encoded by the exons ATGTCGGGTCAGAGTGGAGGGCATCGCCTAAGATTGTCAAAACTTAATGATCAACTGACATGCAAATTATGTGGTGGATATTTTATCGATGCCACTACCATTATAGAGTGCTTGCATTCAT TTTGCAGGAGCTGTATtgtcaagtatctgaagaacaaTAAGTATTGCCCGATATGCGAGGTACAAGTACACAAAAGTAAGCCACTACTCAATATTCGTCCAGATCACACTTTGCAGGACATTGTGTATAAACTGGTACCTGGATGTTATCAAA ACGAGATGCGATGTCGAAGGGAGTTTTATTTCAAACATCCTGAAACATGTACACAAACAACATCTCCAGAAGCAAGAGGGGAACCAATTGAATCACATATATATTCACCGGACGAATCTCTGAGTTTATCGTTGGAGTATTTTAGACCATCTAGAGACGTTAAGGAAATTGCTGTGAAGCCTTTTTTGAAACGGTATCTTCGTTGCCCTGCTGCAGTAACGATTTTTCATCTACAAAAGCTTATACGAGCTAAGTATGGACTAACTGATGCACACAGGGTAGATGTAATGTATAAGGAAGAACCTCTGTGCAGTAATTATACATTGATGGATGTGATGTATATTTATCATTGGAGGCGG AAAGTGCCATTGCATTTAAGTTACAGAATATTTGAATCTTCTCCTAAACGAATAAAACTTTCAGAAGACAATGTCAATTACAAAACATCTCTATTTTATGCTGGAATTGATCCTATCGAATCAAAAGAAGAAGAACCTATAAAAAGGGAATGGAAAGAGgttcaattaaaaatttctgaaaCCGGTATAATGAGTATTACAGATATATCAGATCAAGAATTTAAGAAAAACGCAAGAGTAAATGAACCCGTAACGAGCGTTGAAACAATAAATGCATTGATAATTAAGGAAAATGCTAGTGAAAATAATGCACCTGAGATTACTAAAAAAAATGATCATTTAAATAGACAAATCGTCGATGATTGTAATATTTCTCCTAAATTAAGCGAACTTGATGATAAAAAGAACTCTAATCAAACCGATggtaaacaaattttaacaaaagagGCAGAAAATATTGTGATGTCTAAAAGTGAAGAAGAACCAAAAGATCAATTAGATAATAATAATGTTGCAGATAAAGTAGCTTTATATACTAATGTGCAATTTCGCGAAACAACACAAAGCACGGCTGGGGGCGAAACCATAGGCAATGTCACCGACGATAAAGATAAAAAGGAATCatcaaaaaataataatagtatTATTGTTGCAGAAAAGAACGGAGAATCTGTTAAACAGTGCCCGAAAAACGAAATTAAGCTTGTAAATATGGGATCAAAAATTAATGCTCTAAGCGTGAAGTTACAATTTCAGCCGAAAATTGGACAGATAAATAGTAGTAGTACTTCGTCAAAAAAAACTATAAAAGATAAAAAAATTGCGCCACAATTGTCTAAGAAAACGGACACGAAAACGATTCAAGCCTCGAAATCTGTGGACCCAAAAAACTCTTTTGATACTTCGAAAACACAGGCCATATCAAATAGTTGCGGAAACAAATCATTAATTCCCTGCTCTACGAAAGTAATGTCGCAAAAATCGACGACCGAATCAGAAGAAATTGCAGAGCCTGTCGCTTCGATGCATCTAACCACCGCTATTAGTTGTAAGTCAAGAGAAACGAAATTCAGCGTGAAAAATGTGCAATCAATTGACCAGCATCGATCTTCGGTTCAAGAGCAAAATACATCGGAGAAGGAACCGTATTCATCGGATCAGACATCCGCGGAGTCGTCTCAAGTAATCGGTGAGCAAACAAATACAATTCTTCAAAAATCACCGTACACGCAGATCGATACGTTAACAAATAAAAATCTTCCATCTCTTGATTTCACTGTAAGCGTTGGTAACGGGATTAACTCCACTTCTACGTCGGCGATAAGTCAGACTACGCCTATATTTCCATATACGGTTCAAGATTTAGTGAATAGTACAATGTTAAAGAATTCTCTTAAAAATTTAGCAACATCGGCAACACAAAAATTATCCACCACCACTGCTCCAGAAAATACTGTAACCATATCCACGGTACCAGACAATCCTACAGCATTTATTATGCCTCCGATGAGCATCTCTTCTTCTTTAAAGAATAGTTACCTGAACTCAGGGATAAACACTTCGAGAGAATCGCCGTTAAGAACAAACTTGGAAGTAACTGCCGCATATTCTGTGCCTCCCTGTCCGGACGCTATTCCGATTTCTTTAATGAAGCCGACGATTCGTAAAAACGAATTGATCACGAAAGGTTCGAATTTAAACGATATTTGTGCAAAAATCGGAGCTTCCGGTTCGAAAATTAACGATATCTGTGCTAAAATTGGAGAAAATTCCAAAGAGAAGAACAAAATAGAAGTAAGAAGTAAATGCGACATTCCAGATTTGTTAAAAATTGGGAGGAAATGCACCTCGTTATCGATTGCGGTTGATTCTGCTAATAAACAACAGCACCatacaaatatttcaaatgtgCCCGTTTATGCTCCTGGCAGCAATGCAATTACAACGGAAAGTAAAAGTGTTTATTCGAACGTTAAAGATAGCCTTAGAGCTACTTCGCTGGTATCTACTTCTCCAACGGCAACATCGCATTCGATACAAAAAGTTCCTTCTTCTATTTCTAAAAAACAGAGTCAAGCAGTAGGTTACAAGACTCTTCGCGATCCTCCGAGGTGCTGGAATCCTACGCTTTCTAAAAACAATTACGTGGCAGTTAAAAATCAGAACAAAGAGACGCAAAGCCAATTACATCAAACTGCGTTGTCCGAGAGAAAATCGATACAGTCGAAACCTGCAAAGATATTcaagatgagaaatatgccgagATATTTAGGTAATCCCGCGTCCGGAGTGAAACCGCTCTATGGAATTGGCAACGAGAGTAAAGAAAAAGAACAGTCGACAATGGCACCGACGACGATCTCGAACACTTCTACCAGTTCGAAAAATGGGAATTTAAGTATGATGAAGATAGATCCTAAAACTCTATCTCCGATTGTATCGACAATTAATTCGCCCATTGTTTCGCCACCTCCGTATTCTCCCAGTGCTAGAAATTATACAAATTCCTCATTCTcgagagatatttgcagaaatactgGTTCGCCGATATCTCCAAAAAATTCTCCGGTAAATATGCTTTCAACAAGTCCTTTTATACCATCCCCGACACCCAACATGAATCCCAGATTAATTTATCCTCATTTTCCACCCCCGTACCCGGACGCCCCCAGATTTCCAAACCCCTTGATTCGTTCACCGATCGGAATACCATCTCCTAGTGCCTTTCACAGTAGTTTACCTCCTTCGATTAATAAGTTGTACCAGCGATCCAGTTATATTCCACAAACTACTGGCTTTAATCCAGTTTCTCAACCTCCGACAGTTCAGAGAATACCACCAAGCACTTACTCTACGCCTAAGTCACCAAAAACTACCTCCTTAACAGCAATCTCGCCTACATCTTACGGGATAACCAAATCCGAGACACAAATAGTCGGAACAACGTCTCTTGAAGCTAGTAACTTGCTTCTTCTGGAGAATGCGTCGCAAGAAGGTCTCAGCGTATTCAATTTGTCCAAAACTGGGAACTTTTGTAACTCGGAAACTGTTAAAACGCCCACAGAAATAACACGAAATTCTAAATCGATCGCATTTCCTTCGATGTCGAACGTTGGACAAGTTAAGAATGCAATAATGGCCGCTTCGAAAACCAAGACGGAAACGTCTCAACCAGGAACTGGGTACGATCAGAGCAAGGAACAGTTGGATAAAGCGTCCACGAGATGCGAAGAAGTAAATTCCTATAGTTCGAAGGGGCAGAATTTAGAAAAGAAGCAATCCGACGAAAGTTGCGACAGtgtaaataaaagaaaagagaaaTCTCAGACAAATGGAAGTTTCGCCAATAAAAATAATGAAGAAACACCGGCGGAAAAGCTTACGGAACAGCATAAGGAACAGAATCAAATAAAAATGATGCATCAAGTACCggagaaaattaataaacaacaAGAGGAATCCAAACATAAAGAGTGCGAGAAACCCGACGAGTATGGTAAAAGATCTGAAGCTCAAATTAGTAAAACGGAAGCGTAA
- the Tbp gene encoding TATA binding protein → MDQMLPSPGFSIPSIGTPLHQPEEDQQILPNALQQQQQQQYQLQQLHAISPNMQSGGMLMIGTPQKTMHAYATTPTFATPQSLMQPQTPQNMMSPLVQNNNNIAPSSIGPSTPGPMTPMTPASADPGILPQLQNIVSTVNLNCKLDLKKIALHARNAEYNPKRFAAVIMRIREPRTTALIFSSGKMVCTGAKSEEDSRLAARKYARIIQKLGFPAKFLDFKIQNMVGSCDVKFPIRLEGLVLTHGQFSSYEPELFPGLIYRMVKPRIVLLIFVSGKVVLTGAKVRQEIYEAFDNIYPILKSFKKQ, encoded by the exons ATGGATCAAATGTTACCGAGCCCTGGGTTTAGTATACCCAGTATAGGAACCCCTTTACATCAACCAGAAGAGGATCAACAAATTTTACCTAATGCACtgcaacagcagcaacaacaacaatacCAATTACAACAATTACATGCTATAAGTCCAAATATGCAAAGTGGTGGAATGCTTATGATTGGAACACCACAAAAGACTATGCATGCTTATGCAACAACACCAACTTTTGCGACACCGCAAAGTCTCATGCAGCCACAAACTCCA CAAAATATGATGTCTCCGTTAgttcaaaataataataatatagcaCCTTCGTCAATAGGACCATCCACTCCTGGTCCCATGACGCCTATGACACCAGCTTCTGCTGATCCAGGAATTTTACCACAACTTCA GAATATTGTTTCTACAGTTAATTTAAACTGTAAattagatttaaaaaaaatagccCTCCATGCAAGGAATGCAGAATACAATCCAAAACGGTTTGCTGCAGTAATTATGAGGATAAGGGAGCCAAGAACTACTGCTCTAATATTTAGTAGTGGAAAAATGGTTTGTACAGGAGCAAAGAGCGAAGAGGACTCTCGGTTGGCTGCAAGAAAATATGCTAGAATTATTCAGAAACTTGGTTTTCCT GCAAAATTCCTCGACTTCAAAATACAAAACATGGTAGGCAGCTGCGACGTAAAATTTCCAATTAGATTAGAAGGTTTAGTGCTTACCCATGGACAATTCTCCTCATATGAACCAGAACTCTTTCCTGGATTAATATATCGAATGGTTAAGCCTAGAATTGTCTTACTTATATTTGTTTCTGGAAAAGTGGTATTAACAG GAGCAAAAGTTCGACAGGAAATTTATGAAGCATTTGATAATATCTATCCAATTTTAAAGAGCTTTAAAAAACAGTGA
- the LOC143347841 gene encoding exosome complex component MTR3, with amino-acid sequence MPIDQKRINGPEVSVPYQIYSNDDDRGIEIKNDSIKRVKRNDSELRKIFLRTGIVSQAKGSAYIEMGNTKVVCSVFDPREVPNKNGYCMQGEIYCEFKFAPFSCQKRKIHQQNAEEKQYSLMLQRALEPAVCLHEFPNFQVDVYAMVLDNDGSSLAAAIMAASIALANAGVPMFGLVTASTVGVYRNQFLIDPTDIEEVICNTLAEQQGDFNHGIITLASLPQHSQISEVFLIGSIDTDFVLRATEMLASANKNICPVLQQCLVKSILKLHN; translated from the exons ATGCCTATTGATCAAAAACGTATTAACGGTCCTGAAGTATCCGTTCCTTATCAGATCTATTCTAATGACGACGACAGAggcattgaaataaaaaatgattccaTTAAAAGGGTTAAACGCAATGACAGTGAACTACGAAAAATAT TTTTAAGAACAGGCATAGTCAGTCAAGCTAAAGGTTCTGCATACATAGAAATGGGGAATACAAAAGTAGTTTGTTCAGTATTCGATCCGAGAGAAGTACCAAACAAGAATGGCTATTGTATGCAGGGGGAAATATATTGTGAGTTTAAATTTGCTCCTTTTTCTTGTCAGAAGCGAAAAATTCACCAACAGAATGCAGAGGAAAAACAATACAGTCTAATGTTACAAAGAGCATTAGAACCAGCAGTTTGTTTG CATGAGTTTCCTAATTTTCAAGTAGATGTATATGCAATGGTCCTGGATAATGATGGATCTTCACTGGCTGCTGCAATTATGGCTGCCAGTATTGCCTTAGCTAATGCAGGTGTTCCAATGTTTGGTTTAGTAACAGCTTCCACCGTA ggTGTTTACAGAAACCAGTTCTTAATAGATCCAACGGATATAGAAGAGGTAATATGCAACACACTAGCAGAGCAACAAGGTGATTTTAACCATGGGATAATTACACTTGCTAGCCTTCCACAGCATAGTCAAATTTCAGAAGTCTTCCTAATTGGGAGCATTGATACAGATTTTGTTCTACGTGCAACAGAAATGTTAGCATCAGCTAATAAAAACATTTGTCCTGTGCTTCAGCAGTGTTTAGTTAAAAGTATTTTGAAGTTACATAATTAA